From the genome of Spinacia oleracea cultivar Varoflay chromosome 2, BTI_SOV_V1, whole genome shotgun sequence, one region includes:
- the LOC130467651 gene encoding uncharacterized protein has protein sequence MKRRERSWMYDRLDGRNLKPDFLKGVGEFIEFCKEHPTCNDGDKIRCPCPLCDNRRFHDTETVRVHLYKKGFVRNYYQWICQGESLVESSRVHPNQYRDMVIDALGNNQEHLVNEEGNSVEEEPNDEAKKFIDLLKAAGDPLYEGSKLSVLEMASRIASLKCEFNLQHRCVDGFASLMNDAIPNNNQMGRTFNSTKKVLEGLELPHERIHTCPKGCLLFWKGDAQLDKCRVCGSDRYKKTAKGKLIPAKVLIYFPITPRLQRLYATKNISEDMTWHAKNPRVQNTFAHPSDSQAWKHLDTTFPNFASEPRNVRLGLCTDGFAPHGKFGSQYSCWPIILTPYNLPPSMCMKRPFMFLSLLVPGPKNPKGNLDVYMQPLIEELKQLWEVGAMTYDISSKQNFNLRAALLWTISDFPAYGMLSGWSTAGKKACPYCMDKSKAFWLEHGGKVSWFDCHRQFLPHDHPFRKNKTAFCKNKVENGMGPHIMCGEELWQCVKDLPKATDGPEALKKLKSAKMGWFKQSILWELPYWKDLLLRHNLDVMHIEKNFFDQLINTVMDVKGSTSDTTSARKDMAKYCKRRQLELGNGNQTMPKAPFALDKAQKKVLCEWVRDLKFPDAYASNLSRCVNLQSCKLYGMKSHDCHVFMERLLPVALKELLPLHVWKAITEISQFFRDLCAPTIKASDIDRLDKNIAEILCKLEKIFPPAFFNSMEHLPVHLPHEAKVGGPVQYRWMYPFERFLNHLKRKVGNKARVEGSICNAYLMEEITNFCSHYFQPEVDTKARDLGRNVHSVVENQHDVNIPEMFRVDCGRAPTNGRLRFLQDMEYDRAHLYVLANSGILGEYERKFEEHILQTQPHIVMEDIWSKCEAQFPEWFKSHVLRSLSPNDVTRALAMGPSRQVRTWSRFYANGYNFQTHDYGKHKSTMNYGVCVQSPDEVDYFGILEEVVELSYCGKLQEYKTILFKCSWMDSVKGMNIHEQYKLVEVNHSKRYPKYDPFVLSYQVSQVYFAHYPSLKRDKAQWWAVFKTKARSVIDAPVDLDFLQEDANEVSSALCAPDEIPDYEDQDDDDDDDDINDGDADSMSDEDEDDEDEDEDDGDDDIDDDDDDGDDDDADDSDGYDD, from the exons ATGAAAAGAAGAGAGCGTAGTTGGATGTATGATAGACTTGATGGGCGCAATCTTAAGCCCGACTTTCTCAAGGGGGTTGGAGAGTTCATTGAGTTTTGCAAAGAGCATCCAACCTGCAATGATGGTGACAAAATAAGATGCCCATGCCCCCTGTGTGATAATAGACGTTTCCATGATACTGAAACAGTTAGAGTACATTTGTACAAGAAGGGGTTTGTTCGTAATTACTATCAATGGATATGTCAAGGGGAAAGCTTAGTAGAGTCCTCGCGTGTTCATCCAAATCAATATCGGGATATGGTTATTGATGCTCTTGGAAATAATCAAGAGCATTTGGTGAATGAAGAGGGTAATTCAGTTGAAGAAGAACCAAATGATGAAGCTAAGAAGTTTATAGACCTTCTAAAGGCAGCTGGAGATCCATTATATGAAGGGAGCAAACTCTCTGTGTTGGAGATGGCATCAAGAATTGCAAGTTTGAAATGTGAATTCAACTTACAACACAGGTGTGTGGATGGGTTTGCATCTTTGATGAATGATGCGATTCCAAATAACAACCAAATGGGTAGAACTTTCAATAGCACAAAGAAGGTTCTTGAGGGCTTGGAACTTCCTCATGAGAGGATCCACACATGCcctaaaggttgtttgctcttcTGGAAAGGCGATGCACAGTTAGATAAATGTAGAGTATGCGGAAGTGATCGGTATAAGAAGACTGCAAAGGGTAAGCTTATTCCAGCAAAAGTTCTAATCTATTTTCCAATCACACCGAGGTTGCAAAGGTTGTATGCTACCAAGAACATTTCGGAGGATATGACTTGGCATGCCAAGAATCCCCGAGTTCAAAACACCTTCGCACATCCTAGTGATAGTCAAGCGTGGAAGCACTTGGATACAACCTTTCCTAATTTCGCATCAGAGCCACGAAATGTCAGGCTTGGTTTGTGCACGGATGGATTTGCCCCCCATGGTAAATTTGGATCCCAATATTCATGTTGGCCAATTATTCTTACACCATACAACTTGCCTCCATCGATGTGTATGAAAAGACCATTCATGTTCCTTTCTTTGCTCGTTCCCGGTCCTAAAAATCCTAAAGGAAACTTGGATGTGTACATGCAACCACTCATTGAAGAGTTGAAACAGTTATGGGAGGTTGGGGCTATGACTTATGACATCTCAAGCAAGCAGAATTTCAACCTCCGCGCAGCCCTTTTGTGGACTATTAGTGATTTTCCTGCATATGGAATGCTATCTGGATGGTCCACGGCCGGAAAGAAGGCTTGCCCTTATTGTATGGATAAAAGCAAGGCATTTTGGCTTGAACATGGAGGTAAAGTTTCATGGTTTGATTGCCATCGACAATTCCTTCCACATGATCACCCTTTTCGAAAGAATAAAACAGCTTTCTGCAAAAACAAAGTTGAAAATGGCATGGGTCCGCATATAATGTGTGGAGAAGAATTGTGGCAATGCGTGAAGGACTTGCCTAAAGCAACTGATGGTCCTGAAGCTCTTAAGAAGTTGAAGAGTGCCAAAATGGGTTGGTTCAAACAAAGTATTCTATGGGAACTCCCATATTGGAAGGATTTGCTTCTTCGTCACAACTTGGATGTCATGCACATTGAAAAGAACTTTTTTGACCAACTCATAAACACTGTGATGGATGTGAAAGGTAGCACCTCGGACACCACTAGTGCAAGGAAAGATATGGCTAAGTATTGTAAACGTCGGCAGTTAGAGCTTGGAAATGGAAATCAAACCATGCCAAAAGCACCCTTTGCACTTGACAAGGCTCAGAAGAAGGTGTTATGTGAATGGGTTCGAGACTTGAAATTCCCAGATGCTTATGCTTCAAACTTGAGCAGGTGTGTTAATCTTCAATCATGCAAGCTGTATGGAATGAAGAGCCACGATTGTCATGTCTTCATGGAGAGGTTACTTCCGGTTGCTTTGAAGGAGTTGCTTCCCTTGCATGTTTGGAAGGCAATTACAGAGATTAGTCAATTCTTCCGAGACTTATGCGCCCCCACTATCAAAGCGAGTGACATAGATCGCTTGGATAAGAATATAGCTGAGATCTTGTGCAAGCTAGAGAAGATTTTTCCACCTGCATTTTTCAACTCAATGGAACACTTGCCAGTTCATCTTCCACATGAGGCAAAGGTTGGTGGTCCCGTCCAGTACAGGTGGATGTACCCATTTGAAAG GTTTCTTAACCATTTGAAGCGTAAGGTTGGAAATAAGGCACGTGTAGAAGGCTCCATATGCAATGCTTACCTAATGGAGGAGATTACGAACTTTTGTTCCCACTATTTTCAACCTGAGGTTGACACCAAAGCAAGGGATCTAGGAAGAAATGTCCATTCGGTTGTTGAGAACCAACATGACGTTAATATCCCCGAGATGTTCAGGGTGGATTGTGGTCGTGCACCTACTAATGGCCGTTTGCGCTTCTTGCAAGACATGGAGTATGATCGAGCACATCTTTATGTGCTTGCAAACAGTGGCATCTTAGGTGAATATGAAAG GAAATTTGAGGAGCACATTCTCCAAACTCAACCTCACATAGTAATGGAGGATATTTGGAGTAAATGCGAAGCCCAGTTCCCTGAATGGTTTAAATCACAT GTTCTCCGGTCTTTGAGTCCTAATGATGTGACACGGGCGCTTGCGATGGGCCCCTCTAGACAAGTAAGGACATGGAGCCGGTTCTATGCGAATGGatataattttcaaactcatgacTACGGCAAACACAAGTCAACTATGAATTATGGAGTGTGTGTACAAAGTCCTGATGAAGTTGACTACTTTGGCATTTTGGAGGAGGTGGTTGAACTTTCTTATTGTGGTAAGCTTCAAGAGTACAAGACAATCTTGTTTAAGTGCAGCTGGATGGATTCCGTGAAGGGTATGAACATTCATGAACAATACAAACTTGTTGAGGTCAATCATTCTAAGAGATACCCAAAGTATGACCCGTTTGTATTGTCTTACCAAGTTAGTCAAGTATACTTTGCACACTACCCCAGTTTGAAGAGGGATAAAGCCCAATGGTGGGCTGTGTTTAAAACTAAGGCAAGGTCTGTGATTGATGCTCCGGTTGACTTAGACTTTCTACAAGAAGATGCAAATGAGGTTTCTTCAGCTCTTTGTGCTCCAGATGAGATCCCAGATTATGAAGatcaagatgatgatgatgatgatgacgataTTAATGATGGTGATGCTGATAGTATGAgtgatgaggatgaggatgatgaagatgaggatgaggatgatggtgatgatgacattgatgatgatgatgacgatggtgatgatgatgatgctgatGATTCTGATGGATACGACgattaa
- the LOC130468025 gene encoding uncharacterized protein → MSNRGEHSAIRSRLGARGGGREGGRGGGHGADHGAGRGGTTRVTQPSLDTYFDDDETQGEYSEEVVPDSQVNEEAEDSGVVWMAPGELWFDHSSISRDITNVIQKYFKSPWTCYTKVDKDTKDHWFTLFKRTYKWLPEFDHLAVRDYHANAYKRVKYIHYQITRKSNGRKPDWMSEKVHADMMKHVDDDEFKKRSEQAKKNRRGGSLTNNVEPSHFQGSISTTEAAKKMAKESGGVMPTAGDLYLKTHTKEVPGKGKVPCSSKAKQIKVTYYYSNKAYETRFKFKINP, encoded by the exons ATGTCCAATCGAGGAGAACATTCAGCCATCCGCAGCCGTTTAGGTGCACGTGGAGGTGGTCGTGAAGGTGGTCGTGGAGGTGGCCATGGAGCTGACCATGGAGCTGGCCGTGGAGGTACTACACGGGTGACCCAACCCTCACTGGATACCTACTTTGATGATGACGAAACTCAAGGTGAATACTCTGAAGAGGTGGTACCTGATTCACAAGTAAATGAAGAAGCTGAGGATTCTGGAGTCGTTTGGATGGCACCGGGTGAACTTTG GTTTGATCACAGTTCCATTTCGCGGGATATTACTAACGTCATCCAGAAATATTTCAAGAGTCCTTGGACGTGTTATACCAAAGTTGACAAGGATACAAAAGATCATTGGTTCACTCTGTTCAAG AGGACCTATAAATGGTTGCCTGAGTTTGATCACCTTGCTGTGCGTGATTACCATGCAAATGCATATAAACGGGTTAAGTACATCCACTACCAAATAACAAGAAAGAGTAATGGAAGGAAGCCAGATTGGATGTCTGAGAAAGTGCATGCAGATATGATGAAGCACGTGGATGATGATGAATTCAAGAAAAGATCTGAGCAGGCTAAGAAAAATAGAAGAGGGGGTTCATTAACCAACAATGTTGAACCATCACATTTCCAAGGTTCCATTTCCACAACTGAGGCTGCAAAGAAAATG GCAAAGGAAAGTGGAGGTGTGATGCCTACAGCTGGTGACTTATATTTGAAGACACACACGAAGGAAGTACCGGGTAAAGGGAAAGTCCCTTGTAGTAGCAAAGCAAAGCAAATCAAGGTAACTTACTATTattcaaacaaagcttatgaaacacgttttaagtttaaaatcaaccCTTAG